A single region of the Fibrobacter sp. genome encodes:
- a CDS encoding TIGR02147 family protein, which translates to MPNRPEPPNIFEYYDYRKYLRDLVAHEKERTSVFSNRYIVQKAGFKSPTALKHVIDGKRNLSLEAANRFATALKIEGTKRHYFLTLVLFNQTASLAEREKYLKELMELKRTEIPTKLDEDSYEVLSKWYHLAIREIVDLPDYKNSTKWISRVLNPQITPQEAAESLSLLKRLGLIVKKDGRLSPSEKTLATDERVHSVKAVEFHRQMIRLGAESITRFLSGEREISGTTIRIARQDVQNVKLLLREFRKKILNLAANSANADQIYQLNFQFFPLVATDRKSRLVDEREDI; encoded by the coding sequence ATGCCGAATCGTCCGGAACCGCCAAATATTTTCGAATATTACGATTATCGTAAATATTTGAGGGATTTGGTGGCACATGAGAAGGAGAGAACTTCTGTATTCTCGAATCGGTATATTGTGCAAAAAGCAGGGTTCAAGTCCCCAACAGCTCTGAAGCATGTAATAGATGGGAAGCGCAATTTAAGTCTTGAGGCGGCAAACAGATTCGCGACTGCACTGAAAATCGAGGGCACAAAGAGGCATTATTTTCTGACACTTGTTCTGTTCAACCAGACAGCTTCTCTGGCTGAGCGGGAGAAGTATCTTAAAGAGCTGATGGAACTCAAGAGAACAGAGATACCGACAAAGCTCGATGAGGACAGTTATGAGGTACTTTCGAAATGGTACCATCTTGCGATCCGTGAGATAGTCGACCTTCCGGACTACAAAAACTCCACAAAATGGATCTCCCGTGTATTAAATCCACAGATAACACCGCAGGAAGCCGCGGAGTCACTGAGTTTGTTGAAGAGGTTAGGGTTGATAGTGAAGAAAGACGGCCGTCTCAGCCCGTCGGAGAAGACTCTTGCCACAGATGAGCGTGTACATTCGGTGAAGGCTGTGGAGTTTCACAGGCAGATGATAAGGCTGGGAGCGGAATCAATCACCCGTTTTTTAAGCGGGGAGCGGGAAATCTCCGGCACTACTATAAGGATAGCAAGACAGGATGTACAGAATGTAAAATTACTATTGAGGGAGTTCAGGAAGAAAATTCTTAATCTGGCGGCGAACAGTGCCAATGCAGATCAGATTTATCAATTGAATTTCCAGTTTTTTCCTCTTGTTGCCACAGATCGTAAGAGTCGTCTTGTCGATGAAAGAGAGGATATATGA